Proteins found in one Salinimonas lutimaris genomic segment:
- a CDS encoding response regulator: MDKFPAPVSPEELKVLIIDNQGLVHDQIISALRDSGVKHISSAFNAFHALRLCKQHTFDIVMLAFNVSNDKDGFHLFEELRQHQFITDRTSVIFLSAETSHELVNCIVELQPDDFWVKPLDSRRIAARLDYLLTVRKKLNKLLHCLYQRDYAAAMYHAQRQLNDDTISELHPRLRRIVGECLLHLRDYPEAERYFTGLLSSLNHAWVHINLVKSLLRQNKQEEAQLRIEDLLERRDTRFLTLDLLAQFHLEHEQYAEAYDKIKQASSLAPRNIERHKRLWDLARLNHDKTGQLIAVQNMARYAKNSIHDSPELQMNVIRSTLDLATSVSQTEAEKLLQRAELDLVRLSETKGVAGQLDEQVRITRARILCLQSRKKEAEVIMKEEKPEISSASMEDNLDKMKAFHELGMKEHCLAVLDKLRQQIEGDTFSSQVVDEYLKQEEIERREIQFTTKELKEMAAVNYRENRMLPAYNNLRQALRLSPDNRQIALSLLKVMAQLIRKQPLNHEQEQTLDSAARLLLQSDLPAAQREKRNHYFALLQIDVAALGEAPDLQAG; this comes from the coding sequence ATGGATAAATTTCCTGCGCCGGTATCACCGGAAGAACTCAAGGTACTGATTATTGACAATCAGGGGCTGGTTCATGATCAAATCATCAGTGCACTGCGTGACAGTGGCGTTAAGCACATTAGCAGCGCATTTAACGCTTTTCATGCGCTGCGTCTGTGTAAGCAGCACACCTTTGATATAGTCATGCTCGCATTTAACGTCAGCAACGACAAAGACGGCTTTCATCTGTTTGAAGAGCTCCGCCAGCACCAGTTTATTACTGACCGTACATCGGTGATTTTTCTGAGCGCCGAAACCAGTCATGAACTGGTTAACTGCATTGTAGAGCTGCAGCCGGACGACTTCTGGGTGAAGCCGCTGGACAGCCGCCGGATTGCTGCCCGCCTGGACTATTTGCTGACGGTGCGTAAAAAGCTGAATAAACTCCTGCATTGTCTTTATCAGCGCGATTATGCCGCAGCGATGTATCATGCCCAGCGTCAACTTAACGATGACACCATCAGTGAGCTTCATCCCAGATTGCGTCGGATTGTCGGCGAATGTCTGCTTCACCTGCGAGACTACCCGGAAGCCGAGCGTTATTTTACCGGGCTGCTGAGTAGCCTGAATCATGCCTGGGTACATATTAATCTGGTCAAATCGCTGTTAAGACAAAATAAGCAGGAAGAAGCCCAGTTACGGATTGAGGATTTGCTGGAGCGCCGCGACACCCGCTTTTTGACGTTGGATCTGTTGGCTCAGTTTCATCTGGAGCATGAACAGTACGCCGAAGCCTATGACAAAATAAAACAGGCCAGTTCACTGGCACCACGAAATATCGAGCGACACAAGCGGTTGTGGGATCTGGCGCGGCTCAACCATGATAAAACCGGCCAGCTTATCGCGGTGCAGAATATGGCCCGGTATGCCAAAAACAGTATTCACGATTCGCCGGAGCTACAGATGAATGTGATTCGCTCTACACTGGATTTGGCGACCAGTGTCAGTCAGACAGAAGCAGAAAAGCTGTTACAGCGGGCAGAACTGGATCTGGTCAGGCTGAGCGAGACAAAAGGTGTGGCTGGTCAGCTCGATGAACAGGTTCGCATTACCCGGGCTCGCATCCTGTGTCTGCAAAGCCGTAAAAAAGAAGCCGAAGTGATCATGAAAGAAGAAAAGCCTGAGATCAGCAGTGCGTCGATGGAAGACAATCTGGATAAAATGAAGGCGTTTCATGAACTGGGGATGAAAGAACATTGTCTGGCGGTGCTCGATAAACTTCGTCAGCAGATTGAGGGTGACACATTTTCCTCGCAGGTGGTGGATGAATATCTGAAGCAGGAGGAAATCGAGCGTCGTGAAATTCAGTTTACCACCAAAGAACTTAAAGAAATGGCGGCTGTCAACTACCGGGAAAACCGAATGCTGCCGGCTTACAACAATTTGCGTCAGGCACTGCGGTTATCCCCGGATAACCGGCAAATAGCCCTGAGCCTGCTAAAAGTGATGGCGCAGCTTATCAGAAAACAGCCGCTTAACCATGAACAGGAGCAAACCCTGGACAGCGCCGCCAGACTGTTGCTGCAAAGTGACTTGCCTGCTGCGCAGCGCGAAAAGCGCAATCATTATTTTGCGCTTTTGCAAATTGATGTCGCAGCGCTTGGCGAGGCGCCGGATTTACAGGCCGGCTAA